The Providencia rettgeri genome includes a window with the following:
- the ybiA gene encoding Swarming motility protein ybiA, which produces MDIKSLCKQYRSGKKFKYIFFWGHQTKQNQITKSCFSQWYPSPFVVDNHRFASAEHFMMAEKARLFGDLETLDKIIHAPNPGAAKAFGREVRGFKQDIWDENRFTIVVAANMAKFSQNKEIKQFLLATNERVLVEASPVDKIWGIGLAEDTENIENPLTWKGLNLLGFALMDVRSQLANLTL; this is translated from the coding sequence ATGGATATCAAAAGCCTCTGTAAACAATACCGCTCAGGGAAAAAATTTAAATATATTTTCTTCTGGGGCCACCAAACCAAGCAAAACCAAATTACAAAAAGCTGTTTTAGCCAGTGGTACCCTTCCCCATTTGTTGTCGATAATCACCGTTTTGCTAGCGCAGAACATTTTATGATGGCAGAAAAAGCACGCTTATTTGGTGATTTAGAAACATTGGATAAAATTATTCATGCACCAAATCCTGGTGCAGCTAAAGCATTTGGCCGTGAGGTTCGTGGGTTTAAACAAGATATATGGGATGAAAACCGTTTTACCATTGTTGTTGCGGCGAATATGGCCAAATTTTCTCAAAATAAAGAAATTAAGCAGTTTTTACTTGCCACAAACGAACGTGTTCTGGTTGAAGCTAGCCCCGTTGATAAAATTTGGGGAATAGGCCTTGCCGAAGATACTGAAAATATTGAAAACCCATTAACATGGAAAGGGTTAAATTTGCTCGGTTTTGCATTAATGGATGTTAGAAGTCAGTTAGCCAATCTAACTCTCTAA